The following nucleotide sequence is from Photobacterium gaetbulicola Gung47.
TCGGTGTTCAATTACGATAACGTGCCGAACTACTCGGCGCCTGCGGTACTCAAGTTCAGCTCAGATGAAGTGACCCCGATTGAGTTCGATGAGTTCGAAGCCCAGGACGAGATCGAACAGCGCTACCGTCAGGGAGACTGATTGATGGGCCGGCAATGGCTGATATGAAAAAGCCGCCAGCGTGATGACTCACACTGGCGGCTTGCTTTTAGGGCAATATGTTCAGGCTAAATAGCCAATAGGTCTTTTTAACTCTGTCCCTGCCAAATCAGTTCACACTGTTGGCTGCCGTCTTTGGCAATCGGCTTTTCGACCAACCAGCGTAGCGGCGAAACGACCGGGCTGGTGGTGAAACGCACCGAGGTTTCCAGGATGGCCGATAGCGGTACCGAAAAATCGAAGTCCTCAAACTTGCCGAAGACTTCCACCGGTGTCTGCAGGCTGAAGATCTGGGCACGTTTCGACTGTGGCCGCAGATAGAGGGCAAAGTCGCGGTTGGCATAGCTGGCATCGAACTGACCATTGACCTGGATGCGGGTGGTATCGAGCAGCAAGTCGCGCTGACGCATGGTGCCTTGCTGGATATCTAATCCGGCAGCCACGCAGTTGAGCACAGAAGGATCATTGCTGGTGAAGTTCGGAATGATCGCATCGGTCAGGCTGACCGCCCACAGGTCGATCAGGTCCGACTCAAATTCCTGCGGCCAGGCGGCAAAGCCGATAAACCCGTTGGCGTTGTTCATCAGGCTATCTGGCGAATTGGCCAGGCTGGTCAGGTTGAACTGGGTGGAGATATTGCCGTGCATGCCGCTGTCAGGTGCCAGGCGGCGGGCCAAGACCCCGTAGTCGAAGTTCTCGACATGGCCACTGAGCTGGATATCGAACATCTCGCCCTTGGCCTTGATCTCGCTGGCCATTTCGATATTCCCGCCCGGCAGTTGGACGGTCATCGGCTTGAGGGTGAAGACTCCGTCTTGCAGTGCCCAGTACAATTGACCGGCACCTAACCAATCTTCGCCAGAGCGAACCTCATCGACATCCAACGAGAAGTTGGCGTTGAGCATCTCCAGGCCGTCGGTACTGATCAGGGCTGTATTCTGTTTTTCGTCAGTGTTCGGTGTCGAACCATCGGCGTTAGCGCCCTCGGTACTTTCATTTTCCCAGGCCTGCCAGTCACCGACCTTGAAGTCGTCAAGCTGGATGAAAGGTGCACGCAAAGCCAGTTCGAGGCGCGGGCGAAGCTCCGCCTTGATTGGCGGCAGCCAAGCCCCTTTCCCCGTTAGCTGGCTGTTGTTGACCTGTACCGTCATATCATTGAGGTGATAGCCCCTGGCGTCCATCGACAGGCTGGCGGCCAGCTTGACGGGTCCGTAAGGCGGCAAATCGATATCGCTGAAGGCTTCGAGCCGGTCGAGATTAGGGGTAAAGGCCTCGAAGGTGAGGTTGAGCGCCTGCGGATCGATCGGCAGGCTCAGATGGGAGCTGGCATCAAAGCGCATGTCGCCCAAACTGGCTGCCAGTGTAACCGGCAACGTATTTCGGCCGTCATTGGCTTCCTTGAGGGAAAGCGATGACAGCTTGAAGGATGCCGCTTTGCCTGCCGCCATACCGTTGATAGTCAGGCGGGTTGCGGTGTCAGGCCCGGTTACAAACCGCCCTTGGTCCAACTGGACTGCCAGCGCTTTGCCGGTGTAGCTGTCGGCAAGATTGGCATGGCCGCCGATCAGAGTTGCATCGACTTCTGTGTGCTCCATCAGCTCCAGGATAGTACGGCCCGACAGGGAGACCGCTAGCTTGGCTCGGTCCAGACGCATATCAAAATCATCGGTGACATCGAATCGGCTCAGGATAGCCCCGATATCCGGCTGGTTGACCGCAAGGTTGAGGTCGGCTTCGATATTGGCGGCGTTGACACCCAGGCTCAGGTCACCTTGGTAGGCGCTGCCTGCAAAACGTGCACTGATCGGCGCTTGGGTCATTTTGCCGTCACGGATTTTGCCGCTGAATGACAACTTGTCTAGCTGCTGATCTGCCCATTTCAGTTTGTCGGCACGGAAGTTCAGATCGGCGTCGGCAATGACCAGATCGCTGCCCAGTAGCGGCACGTCCAAGTTCACCCCCTGGGTCGGTACGGTTTGCTCGACCTGTGGCAGTTCGTCATCGTTGATGAATTGGCCGAACTGGGTGAAATCCAGTTGCGAGAACCGGGCATCCATCACCAGGAACGGGCGCTGTTGGTCCGGTTGCCAACGCAGCGTGACATCGCCGTAGCTTTCCAGTAGCGCCAGATCGGGCATGGCCAGATCAATCCAGCCGTTCTGGTAGCTGAGCTTGCCATCGATATGGATGGTGCCGGAGATATTGGTCTGGGTTCCCAGCCATGGATTGAGCAGGCTGGCATCGTCGCTGTTGACCTTGAGATCGAACCAGCTGCCTTCTTCCCAGCGGGTATGTTTCAGGAGTCCCTCGGCGGTGACGGTGATGGCCGGAGAGTCGAAAGTCAGGGTGGTTGGCCAATCGCGGCCCATCATAATATCTTGCAGGGTACCGGCCTGGGCCTGGATGTGGGCCGGGATGCCCATCAACTGGCCCTGAATGTCGGACTGGAACGGGCGGCTGATGCCGGCATTGAGCCTGGCTTGGTCAATGCTGAAGCTCGCTTCGCTGCCCCACTTAACCAATGCCTTGTCGATGGCAAGGGAAAGCTCGGCGCGCTCCAGCCATTCACTGAGCTTGGTACCGTTGGTGGTCACCGCGAGCTCGGCACGATCCAGATGGCCTCGGGAGTAGGGAATTCCGGTGATCCAGCGCGCCATTTCACCCAAGGGGGATTGTTCGGCCCCCAACCGGATATCCAGGTTGGACACCCAACCAGTGGCATCCAGTGACGCTTGGCCGCGGAATGGAACCTCGGCAATATCGGCGGTCATCGGGGCTGCCAGTATCCCGGCTTTGCCGTTTATCGATAGCGACAGGTTCTCAACCGGTGTTCCCAGCCCTTTGATCTCATCAATTGAAAGATCGACCCGGGTGGTGGTTTTCTCCAGCCATTGCTCGAGGGCTCGTTGCAGCGGCGATTGCTGGGGGGCTGCGGAAAAAGCCCGCATCATAGGCTGGGGCTCGGGCTGCAGCCAGGGACGCAGGTCGATCAGCGGAATGTTCAGCTCGCCATTAATGACATTGTGAGCGCCGAGTTCGATATTCAGGTACCCGGCCCCGTGGGTGATCGGGCTGTCGATAACCAGATCGCTGATCTTGATGTTACTGGCAGAGGCGTTGAGGTGAGTTGATACCGTCAGCGGCGCAACGTGCTTCACATCCAACCCGAACAGGGCTTCGATAGGGCCGGTATCCTGCCACTGCAGGCTGATATCGGCACTCAGGATATCAGCGGCGTCGGCATCGATATTCAGTTCGGCACCGGCAAAGGAGCCTCTCGCTTTGACCTTGCCGGTCTGCTGGTTGATCAGTTGCTCCAGATCGCCGGTGAGCTGGATATCATAAGGCTGGCCTATCATCGCTCCCTTGGCCGTAAACTCCCACTCGTTACCGGGTTGGCTGAGGCTGAGGGAATCGAGGTACCAGTCGAAGAACTGCCCCTGGCTTTGGTCTTCGAACATGACCGATAAGTTGCTGGCAATGATACGGTCGGTGATGGCGAGCTGCAGGGCTCCGCTTTTTCCGCTGTTCGCTTCTTGGCTAGCGGGCTCTGGCTGCGGGCTCTGAGCCGATCCCAGCAACCAGTTGGCTTTTCCGTCATGGGTTTTGGCCAAGTGCAGATTGATGCTGTCGAGCTCAAGGTAGTCGACTGCCAGTGTGCCCCTAAGCAGCGGCAGCACCGCGATTTTAGCGTTGATTTTGCCTGAGCTTAGCATTGGTCGCCATTCGAAGGCCTCGATGTTGTCGATATGAACCCCTTCGAGGTGAACCTCGGGACGGAATGACAGGACCAGCCCCATCTCCCCGTCAATGCGGGTTTCCCGCTCGAGGTTGGCGGTCAGCCACTGGTTTATATCGTCTCGGTAGGGTGTCAGGTCAAGCTTCACACCTACCGCGAGGGCGGCGGTAAGAATGGCTGTGGGCGTGAGCAGGCCAAGGCCAACCCACTTACTGATTTTCTTCAGGGGGGATTTTACCGCTTTTGTCGGTGCCGCTGGGTTTGTTGGTGGTGCCGGCTGCTTATTGGCAGCATGGTTGTTATTTTCTGGGCGCATAATGATTGCTGGAAGGCGAAGGACAAACAAAAGGTATCGGCAAACTATCGCCGCTACCGCAATTTTGGATATTGTTTTATTAGTGGTTGTAACCTTACCATGAAATGGGTTTAGGAGGCATTAGCGGCGGTGGAATTTACATAGCACTGACGGTTGTGTCCGGTTGTTTACACACTGTAAATAACCATTAATTTCATTAATGTAAACGATGATTGCGAACGGTTTGAGCCATGCGGATTGGATAAGTAAAATCACGGTACGATTGGAGTAATGTATGACAGAACAACGTACAGAATTATTCGCGGCCAGAGAGTTGGGATCGGGGTTTGAAGCCGAACCGACGTCGCACCTGACGGTGACGCTTCAGCCCGGCCAGCATTTGGCGATTAGCGGGCCATCTGGCTGTGGAAAATCCAGCCTATTGCAGGTTATCGCTGGTTTGCGTCCGCCTTCTTGCGGTGAAATCCACTGGCAACAAACCACGATAAAAGAGCAGAACCTGTCTTGGTGGCGGCAGCAGTTCTGCTATCTGCCCCAGCAAGCGGTGATGGGCGGGGACACGATTTTGCAGGCTTTGATGCTGCCTTGGCACCTTAAAGCCCTGGCCCTTCCGGAACCTTCCCATGAGCGATGTCTGCAGGTATTGGCATCGTTGGGTATTAGCCATTCTCTCGAGCAGTCGACCAGCAAACTATCCGGTGGGGAGAAGCAGCGTCTGGCGATTAGCCGCGCGCTGCTGATGGATCGCGCGTTGTGGTTGATGGACGAGCCGACCTCGGCGTTGGATCCTGCCAGCCGTGACAGCGTGATCGCACTGCTTGACCAGTTGTCGCTGACGGTGATCTCCGTATCCCACGATCCGGTCTGGGTGAAATCGGCGCAGCTTCATCATCATATGGGAGGCGGCAATGAGTGAGACTTTGGCGATCAGTAATTGGGCTCTGGCGGGGTTTTACCTGCTGTTTCTCATTCCTCTTGGCCTTTTCCAGCGTTGGGAATTCGGGCTGAGCAAGACGCTGATCTCGGCGGTTTTGCGAATGACGCTGCAGTTGTCGATAGTCGGTATCTATTTGCAGACGCTGTTCGCTTTCCAGAACCCGTGGCTCAATACCTTGTGGCTGTCAGTGATGGTAATTGTGGCCGGGTTCAGTATTTGCCGCCGTGCAGGCGTACCGCCGAAATCTGTGTTACCGGCTGTATTGAGTGGTCATGTCGTTGCGCTGCTGGTCGTTTTGCCCTTGTTATTGGCGGGGGTGATCCAGGTAGAACCTTGGTGGCAGGCACAATATCTGATCCCGGTAGCGGGAATGTTGCTGGGTAACTGCTTGGCCGCGAATGTATTGGCGTTGGAGCGTTGGTACAGCAGCTTGAAAGACAAGCAGGACGAATACCAATTTTACTTGGCGATGGGAGCGCCTAAGCCGGAGCAGCCATTTATCCGCACGGCGGTGAAAGCCGCCTTGGCCCCACAGTTGGCATCGATGACGACGTTGGGAATAGTCAGCTTGCCGGGCATGATGACCGGTCAGATCCTCGGCGGTACCGAGCCCTTGCTGGCGGTGAAATACCAGCTGGTGATCATGGTGGCGATTTTTATCTCGGCCACGCTGTCGGTCACCACGACCCTGACGGTTGCCAGTCGCTCTGCCTTTAATCGTTATGGTCAGTTGATGTATTAATGCGTGCAGGCTATTGAACGTAGATAAAAAAACAGCCGGCATTGCCGGCTGTTTTTTCGAGAATAAGCAATTATTCTGCGATTTCTGCGTTGTGGTAAACGTTCTGCACGTCGTCACAATCGTTTAGCGCATCAAGGAATTTCTCGAATTTCGCTACGTCTTCACCAGCAACTTCAGTCATGGTTTGAGGAACGAAAGAAATTTCTTCAACGTCTAGTGTTACTTCAGGCATTGTCGCAGCTAGTGCGTTTTTCACCTTGAAGAACTCAGTGTGCGGAGCAAATACTGTGATCACGCCGTCTTCACACTCGATGTCAGATACATCAGCATCTTCCATCATTAGGTTCTCAAGTACTGCTTCTTCGTCGTCACCTTTGAACTGGAATACAGCCTGGTGCTCGAACATGTGAGCAGTGGTACCTGGAGAGCCGATTTTTGCGCCGTTCTTAACAAACGCTTGGCGAACATCCATGAATGTACGGTTGTTGTTGTCTGTTAGACAGTCAACGATCACCATGGTGTTACCAGGACCGAAACCTTCATAGCGTGCAGTTGCGAAATCTTCACCGCCGCCACCTTTCGCCTTGTCGATCGCTTTCTCGATAACATGGCTTGGAACCTGATCTTTTTTCGCTTTTTCAATTAGGCGTTTCAGGGAAAGGTTGCTATCAGGATCAATACCGCCGTTTTTCGCACTTACGTAAATTTCTTTACCGTACTTTGAATAAACTTTGATCTTTGCGCCCTGTGTTTTTGCCATAGAGGCTTTACGGACTTCGAAACTGCGTCCCATAGGAATCACTCTCTTTTAGATATTTGGGATTTCTGTTGGAGGCGGATTTTATCAGTAACCAAGGCGGTCTGGCTAGGGGGTATAGGTTGAAAGGCGGGTTGATTGGTGGGGTAGATCAAGATCTGTTTTGAAATTTGAACCAATCTTCTCACTATCGCTAGATTATTCGTGGTGAAAACGGTACAAAGCAAAGGCCCAAGTCAATTGGGAAAAGAGAAAAACAGATAAAAATAAAGAGACGTAATACCAATGAAAATTGTTGCTGTCACCGCTTGCCCAACAGGGATTGCCCATACCTACATGGCCGCTTCAGAGCTGACCAAGGCTGCCCAGCAGCTCGGGGTACAGATGATGGTGGAAACCCAAGGGGCGATGGGAATTGAAAACCAGCTGAGTATTCAGGATATCGGCCGGGCCGATGTGGTCCTGATTGCCTCTGATATCGAAATTGAGCACCGGGCACGATTTACCGGCAGCAAGATCCACTGTGTGACGATCGAAGAGGTGCTCACCGACCCTGTTGGCGTGATTAATCGCTGCAAAGAACTTTGATTGCGTCACGCTATGACTAAACCAGCATGATAATTGAACGCCGTATCACCTTTACCCTTGATGACGAGGGCCTGCCAGCTTGGAAGCTCAACCGGCTGAAAACCTTGGCGGGCTATTTCCGCTCGGTGGTGGTGATCCACAATATTTCCCAGCTCAGGATGGCCAATGTCGAACAGGCGATGCGAATGATAAGCCTGGGCTGTATGCCGGGCGATCTGTGTCAGTTGATGATCGAAGGCTCGGATGCCGAGCTGGCCTGCATGGTGCTGACTGATTTCGTTACCGAGCACTGCCATTTAGTCTGTACTGGCCACCGCCACCTCAGCCAGCGAGAGGCTAAGGCAGAGATTGCCTTGCCTTTTGCCTATGAGCTGAGCCAGTTATTGCCGTTGTCCCAGCTTGGCGCGAGTTCGCTCGACAAAGATGGTGTACTGACGCAAATCAGCCGCCAGTGCGCCCCCGGCCAGTCCGATAAAGCCGCCCGTTTGCTGGAGCAAATGCAGGCGAGGGAGGCTGTGTCGTCAACGGCGATGGGTAATGGTATTGCGCTGCCGCATATCTTGACGCCTGATGTCGAGGTTCCGGTTGTCGTGCTGGCACCGTTGGTGCAGCCTGTCGAATGGGGGGCCAAGCGCGGGCCGGTTAGCTGTGTGGTCGGCTTGGTATTGCCAGCTCCTCCCCTGCGAGAGTATTTGCTGGCGTTTTCTTCTTTTTCCAAGCGGCTGCTGGAGCCTGATTTTTGTCAGCTGTTAACGGAACACTCACGGCCAGAGGTTCTGAAGGCGGTGGTACTCGACAGCTTGTCGCTGCCGTTCCGGTGACCCTCTACCATCAAACGCAATCGCGCTAATCTCTTCCCCGATAATCCGAGGGGGTCATCCCGGTTTTGTTCTTGAACACCCGGTAGAAGTAGTTCACATCCTGAAAGCCGCATCGGGTGGCTACTTCGTTCAGGCGGAAGGTGTACTTTTTCAGCATGAACTTTGCCCGCTCAATGCGTACCCAAGTGATGTAGTCGGCCATGCGCATATGCCCCTGTTGGCGAAACAGGCGCGACAGGTGGTTAGGCGTAATGTTGAAGCGCTTGGCAATGGAATCGCGGGTAATGGGGCGGTGGAAGTTCTCCTGAATATAGATAC
It contains:
- a CDS encoding hypothetical protein (COG0217); this translates as MGRSFEVRKASMAKTQGAKIKVYSKYGKEIYVSAKNGGIDPDSNLSLKRLIEKAKKDQVPSHVIEKAIDKAKGGGGEDFATARYEGFGPGNTMVIVDCLTDNNNRTFMDVRQAFVKNGAKIGSPGTTAHMFEHQAVFQFKGDDEEAVLENLMMEDADVSDIECEDGVITVFAPHTEFFKVKNALAATMPEVTLDVEEISFVPQTMTEVAGEDVAKFEKFLDALNDCDDVQNVYHNAEIAE
- a CDS encoding hypothetical protein (COG1080,COG1762,COG1925) codes for the protein MIIERRITFTLDDEGLPAWKLNRLKTLAGYFRSVVVIHNISQLRMANVEQAMRMISLGCMPGDLCQLMIEGSDAELACMVLTDFVTEHCHLVCTGHRHLSQREAKAEIALPFAYELSQLLPLSQLGASSLDKDGVLTQISRQCAPGQSDKAARLLEQMQAREAVSSTAMGNGIALPHILTPDVEVPVVVLAPLVQPVEWGAKRGPVSCVVGLVLPAPPLREYLLAFSSFSKRLLEPDFCQLLTEHSRPEVLKAVVLDSLSLPFR
- a CDS encoding hypothetical protein (COG2982), which encodes MRPENNNHAANKQPAPPTNPAAPTKAVKSPLKKISKWVGLGLLTPTAILTAALAVGVKLDLTPYRDDINQWLTANLERETRIDGEMGLVLSFRPEVHLEGVHIDNIEAFEWRPMLSSGKINAKIAVLPLLRGTLAVDYLELDSINLHLAKTHDGKANWLLGSAQSPQPEPASQEANSGKSGALQLAITDRIIASNLSVMFEDQSQGQFFDWYLDSLSLSQPGNEWEFTAKGAMIGQPYDIQLTGDLEQLINQQTGKVKARGSFAGAELNIDADAADILSADISLQWQDTGPIEALFGLDVKHVAPLTVSTHLNASASNIKISDLVIDSPITHGAGYLNIELGAHNVINGELNIPLIDLRPWLQPEPQPMMRAFSAAPQQSPLQRALEQWLEKTTTRVDLSIDEIKGLGTPVENLSLSINGKAGILAAPMTADIAEVPFRGQASLDATGWVSNLDIRLGAEQSPLGEMARWITGIPYSRGHLDRAELAVTTNGTKLSEWLERAELSLAIDKALVKWGSEASFSIDQARLNAGISRPFQSDIQGQLMGIPAHIQAQAGTLQDIMMGRDWPTTLTFDSPAITVTAEGLLKHTRWEEGSWFDLKVNSDDASLLNPWLGTQTNISGTIHIDGKLSYQNGWIDLAMPDLALLESYGDVTLRWQPDQQRPFLVMDARFSQLDFTQFGQFINDDELPQVEQTVPTQGVNLDVPLLGSDLVIADADLNFRADKLKWADQQLDKLSFSGKIRDGKMTQAPISARFAGSAYQGDLSLGVNAANIEADLNLAVNQPDIGAILSRFDVTDDFDMRLDRAKLAVSLSGRTILELMEHTEVDATLIGGHANLADSYTGKALAVQLDQGRFVTGPDTATRLTINGMAAGKAASFKLSSLSLKEANDGRNTLPVTLAASLGDMRFDASSHLSLPIDPQALNLTFEAFTPNLDRLEAFSDIDLPPYGPVKLAASLSMDARGYHLNDMTVQVNNSQLTGKGAWLPPIKAELRPRLELALRAPFIQLDDFKVGDWQAWENESTEGANADGSTPNTDEKQNTALISTDGLEMLNANFSLDVDEVRSGEDWLGAGQLYWALQDGVFTLKPMTVQLPGGNIEMASEIKAKGEMFDIQLSGHVENFDYGVLARRLAPDSGMHGNISTQFNLTSLANSPDSLMNNANGFIGFAAWPQEFESDLIDLWAVSLTDAIIPNFTSNDPSVLNCVAAGLDIQQGTMRQRDLLLDTTRIQVNGQFDASYANRDFALYLRPQSKRAQIFSLQTPVEVFGKFEDFDFSVPLSAILETSVRFTTSPVVSPLRWLVEKPIAKDGSQQCELIWQGQS
- a CDS encoding putative phosphotransferase system fructose-specific component IIB (COG1445) — translated: MKIVAVTACPTGIAHTYMAASELTKAAQQLGVQMMVETQGAMGIENQLSIQDIGRADVVLIASDIEIEHRARFTGSKIHCVTIEEVLTDPVGVINRCKEL
- a CDS encoding permease (COG0390) yields the protein MSETLAISNWALAGFYLLFLIPLGLFQRWEFGLSKTLISAVLRMTLQLSIVGIYLQTLFAFQNPWLNTLWLSVMVIVAGFSICRRAGVPPKSVLPAVLSGHVVALLVVLPLLLAGVIQVEPWWQAQYLIPVAGMLLGNCLAANVLALERWYSSLKDKQDEYQFYLAMGAPKPEQPFIRTAVKAALAPQLASMTTLGIVSLPGMMTGQILGGTEPLLAVKYQLVIMVAIFISATLSVTTTLTVASRSAFNRYGQLMY
- a CDS encoding hypothetical protein (COG4619); translated protein: MTEQRTELFAARELGSGFEAEPTSHLTVTLQPGQHLAISGPSGCGKSSLLQVIAGLRPPSCGEIHWQQTTIKEQNLSWWRQQFCYLPQQAVMGGDTILQALMLPWHLKALALPEPSHERCLQVLASLGISHSLEQSTSKLSGGEKQRLAISRALLMDRALWLMDEPTSALDPASRDSVIALLDQLSLTVISVSHDPVWVKSAQLHHHMGGGNE